Genomic window (Sulfurovum sp. NBC37-1):
AGCCGTAGAAGAGATAGGTCTTTTCTATCCGCCGGATCCTGCCAGTGAAGAGTACTCCACCCTTGGCGGGAATGTCTCTGAAAATGCAGGGGGTATGCGCGCAGCCAAATACGGTATCACCAAAGATTATGTCATGGCCCTGCGTGCCGTCCGTCCCAACGGGGACATCATCCGTGCTGGAAAAAGGACCATCAAAGATGTGGCAGGCTACAACATCGCGGGTATCCTCATCGCATCCGAAGGTACGCTTGCCGTCATCACCGAGATTACAGTCAAACTGCTTCCCAAACCGAAGTTCAGGAAAGCCTATATGGGCATCTTCCCCTCTGTTGACAATGCAATGAACGCTGTTTTCAAATCACTTGCTGGTGGTGCAAACCCTGTTGCCATGGAATTCATGGATGCACTCGTTGTTCAGGCCCTCAAAGAAAAACTGGGCATTGAACTTCCCGAAGATGCAGGTGCCCTACTTATCGGTGATGTGGACGGGAATGTCATAGAAGAAGTCGATTTTCAGCTTGAGATCCTTGAAAAATCCTTCAAAGAGAATGGTGCACAGGATTTTGTGGTCGCACATACCAATGAAGAGAGGGATAGACTCTGGTATGCCAGAAGAAATGCTTCACCCTCCATCACCATTTTTGGAAGCAAAAAACTCAATGAGGACATCTCCGTACCCAGAAGTATGCTACCCGAAGCGCTGAAGCGAATCTACGAAATCGGTGAGCGTTACAATTTCAAAGTACCCTGTTTCGGGCATGCCGGAGACGGGAACATCCATGTCAATGTCATGGTGGACGGTTCTGACGAAAAACAGCTTGAAGAGGGACACAAAGCTATTGAAGAGATCTTTGAACTGGTCGTCGATATGGGCGGGACGCTCAGTGGAGAACACGGTATCGGTACCAGCAAGGCCCCTTTTATGAATATCGCCTTCAATGAAGCGGAGCTCTCACTATTCAAAGATATCAAACAAGCATTTGACCCGAACAATATCTTGAATCCGGGGAAAATGGGATTACCCGGCGTATAACCAAAAATGAAAGTCTCAGAGAAGAAAAAAGAGAAAAGTGCAATGAAAAAAATCTTTGGAGCATATTATATTTTTCTCAGGGATTTTTTCAAAGATTTTCTTGATGATAGGCTTGGCTACTATGCTTCGAGTCTGAGCTGGAACACCATTTTCTCCATCATTCCTCTGCTTGTCATTCTTCTTTATGTTTTTACCACACTCCCTCTTTTCCATGAAATGTATGACAAGGTACAGCAGCTTATCTTTGCCAACCTCATGCCGACACAGTCCAAAGAGATCATGGAATATATCAATACCTTCATCGCCAATTCGGACAAGCTGGGGATCGTAGGTGCATTCTATGTCACATTTGCAGCGATCATGTTCTTCAAGAGTTATGACTACATTGTGAACGATATCTTTGAGCTTCCCAGCCGGGGGATCCTGAAAAGTATCAAAACCTATCTTCTGCTTATCGTTCTTTTACCTACGATGATGGGTGCATCCTTTTATCTCTCCACACTTATCCAAAGTTATCTTGACAGGAACGAGATCACCAGCGCCATACATCTCTATTCCGTCATACCCTATATCATCATCTGGAGTGCCTTCTATATCGCCTATCAGCTCTCTGCAAATACAACCATCAGAAAAAGAGCGGCACTTACCAGTTCATTCATTGCATCACTCATCTGGTACCTTTCCAAAAGCGGATTTGTCTTCTATGTAATGCACAACAAGACGTATACCTCGGTCTACGGCAGTATCAGCACTGTCCTCTTTTTCCTGCTGTGGATCTATATCTCCTGGGCCATTTTCCTGCATGGATTACGCTTTTGCTACCTGCTCAACAAAGGTAAAGAAATAGACCATATTTAACCCGGGTTTAAAACAGGAACAGAAATCCTGCATACATCAGAGTACTGCCCAAAACTACATAAAATATTGACCGATACCGAATAGCTACCAAAGAAAGTATGATATACACCATACCCATCCATAGAGGCAATAAATGCTCCTCCCCTTTGATAGGAAGATCGAACAGCCACAAAAGAGCGGTATCGAAAATATCTCCAATTCCCAGTAGATGTAGAAGCATTACCAAAGGATAAAACGGAATGAACAGGATAGACAGAATCGGAGAGAGAAGCTGATAAAAAGATGTGGTACCAAAAACTATATGAACAATGGGAAGCATCAGAAGGAAGATACCTACGGGAATAACCAGCAATGTAATGATCCACCTGTTATACTGTTTGGTATATTGTAAAAGGAGAAAGATATAAAAAACACCTGATACAGAGAGCCAGAATCCAAGTGAGACAGAGAGTGAAGGGAAAAAAATCAACAACAAAACAGCAACCGTCATCAGAAAATCAAAACTAAGAAGTTCAATAGCCATCAAAAGTACAGCCCAGCCTGCAAGTATCATCGCATAGGAGCGTATCAGGGAGGGTGGCGCTCCAACAAACCATACGTAAATTCCCAGCACGATTATAGCAACCAGTCCAACATCGAACAGTGCATGCCGATATGGAAAATAACGCTGTTGCAAAGGCCTATAAAGCAGCAACAGTCCCCCATAGACCAAAGCCCACAAAATACCCAAATGGAATCCACTGAGTGCTACTAAGTGGCTCACACCAAGCAAACTGATCTTCTCTCTGATCTCCTTTGAGATCGGTGTGGCAAAAAAGATCGCATTGTAAAAGGCCCCAAGCGCGGGGTCATCATGTTGAGAGGCCACCTTTCCCAGTACATATTCTTTTACGCCTGCCGAGACAGGGTCATTTGACCTGATACGACTTTTGACATAGAAACTTTCCAGATAATCGGTAAAACCGATCTGTTCACTGGGGAATATCTGCAAACGTAATCGTCTGTTCTGAAGCAACTTTTTCTGGTGGGTTATCGTATAGAAAGTCAGGCCGTCATCACTGTGAAGTTTCAGGACCTGATAGGAACGTTTCCCTTTTTGTTTTGTGTAGGCATTCATTACTGTTGCATAAGTAAAGTAGAAGGGTTTAGAGATAAACTCTTTATAGTTTGTATATTCCCACCCAAGTCTAAGGGTGAAAAGGAGCAAAAGAAAAGCCATGGTCCAGGCAAAACTCTTTTTCGTTTCAAAAAGTTTCGGTTTTTCCATTTGATTTTAACTTTTAATTTATATTGGTGGCATATCCACGGAGATATTTCCTGTATTGGCAGGAATATCATTCTCTTCGTAGACCACCTCAAAAGCAGGAGAATGCGACGCATCTACAAAACGCGTATATTGTTTCTGGAAGACAAGATCGACAGTACCGGTCGGCCCGTTCCTCTGTTTCCCGATGATGATCTCTGCTTCTTCTTCCGCTTTTTTTCTAAAGTCGGATTCATAAGGCTTCCCCTCCGCCTTTGCCTTCATCTCCTTCTCTTTCTCTTTGGCTTCACGGTAGACATCGTCACGATAGACAAAAAGGATAATGTCGGCATCCTGCTCGATTGCCCCCGATTCACGCAGGTCAGAGAGCATCGGACGTTTGTTCTCTCTGGCTTCCAGTCCACGGTTCAGCTGCGAAAGTGCCACGATAGGTATCTCCAACTCTCTGGCCAGCTGCTTCAAACCTCTGGATATTTCAGAGACCTCCTGCTGTCTTCCCTCTTTTCCTTCACCACTCATCAACTGAAGGTAGTCAATGATCGCAACGGAGATCTCCGGATGCTGTGTTTTGAGCTTACGTAGTTTGCTTCGCACATGGTGAATGGTCGCATATCCGCCGTCATCGACAAAAAGCTTCTTTTGTGAAAGTTCATCCGTTGCCGCTGAAAGCTGACTCCACTGCTCATCTCGCAAATCACCAACTCTAAGCTGCTGGAGGGGTATGGAAGTCTTTGCAGAAAGCAATCTCAGCATCAGCTGCTCCGCCGGCATTTCCAGCGAGAAGAAAGCTACCCCTTCGTTTCTTTCAATGGCCCTGAGCGCCATATTGAGTACCAATGCCGTGTTGTGGGTCACTGTCATATCTTCAAGTAAAAAGAGGTGATTCCCATCCAGAACAAACCCATAATAGTCATCTACCTTATCATATTCCACTTTTATACCTGTATGCATATGCTCACGTTTTGACATCAATGCTCTTACCTGTTTTCGTACTACTTTTGTAGGTATTATATTTAGATGTCCAACGATACGAACCCTATAGACTTCACTTTCGTATCCAATGGCTTTTATGCTTGCTTTTTTCTTGACAAGAGAGCTCCTGAATCCTAAGGAATCCGCTAAAAATTTTATCTGTTCAGCAAGCTCTTTTCGCTTCTGAACGATCTCCATGACATGATATGCATCATCATAATACCCATCACTGTCTATCAGACCTGCCAGAAGTTCCAGTCTCTGTTTGGTACTGCCCGTAAGGTATGATCGGGGGATATGCTTATTGTCTATGACACCCAGAACTCTGAGTTTCCCCTGAAGAGAATCACTTACATCTTTCAATGCACCCTCTTTTTGTATACTTGTAATACCATACATGGTACATTTTCCATCCGCTGCATAACGATGTACTTTCTTATCCAGTCTAAAGGCATACGCCTGCAGGTAC
Coding sequences:
- a CDS encoding FAD-binding oxidoreductase, with translation MLDPKHVETLKEIVGKENVYSDKAHLIAYSYDATRTRFEPDAVVFPRNEEDVSRILVYCNHHSIVITPRGAGSGFTGGALPTNGGITLAMEKHMNKILEIDMENMVAVVQPGVINMDLQKAVEEIGLFYPPDPASEEYSTLGGNVSENAGGMRAAKYGITKDYVMALRAVRPNGDIIRAGKRTIKDVAGYNIAGILIASEGTLAVITEITVKLLPKPKFRKAYMGIFPSVDNAMNAVFKSLAGGANPVAMEFMDALVVQALKEKLGIELPEDAGALLIGDVDGNVIEEVDFQLEILEKSFKENGAQDFVVAHTNEERDRLWYARRNASPSITIFGSKKLNEDISVPRSMLPEALKRIYEIGERYNFKVPCFGHAGDGNIHVNVMVDGSDEKQLEEGHKAIEEIFELVVDMGGTLSGEHGIGTSKAPFMNIAFNEAELSLFKDIKQAFDPNNILNPGKMGLPGV
- a CDS encoding YihY family inner membrane protein, producing the protein MKKIFGAYYIFLRDFFKDFLDDRLGYYASSLSWNTIFSIIPLLVILLYVFTTLPLFHEMYDKVQQLIFANLMPTQSKEIMEYINTFIANSDKLGIVGAFYVTFAAIMFFKSYDYIVNDIFELPSRGILKSIKTYLLLIVLLPTMMGASFYLSTLIQSYLDRNEITSAIHLYSVIPYIIIWSAFYIAYQLSANTTIRKRAALTSSFIASLIWYLSKSGFVFYVMHNKTYTSVYGSISTVLFFLLWIYISWAIFLHGLRFCYLLNKGKEIDHI
- a CDS encoding ComEC/Rec2 family competence protein translates to MEKPKLFETKKSFAWTMAFLLLLFTLRLGWEYTNYKEFISKPFYFTYATVMNAYTKQKGKRSYQVLKLHSDDGLTFYTITHQKKLLQNRRLRLQIFPSEQIGFTDYLESFYVKSRIRSNDPVSAGVKEYVLGKVASQHDDPALGAFYNAIFFATPISKEIREKISLLGVSHLVALSGFHLGILWALVYGGLLLLYRPLQQRYFPYRHALFDVGLVAIIVLGIYVWFVGAPPSLIRSYAMILAGWAVLLMAIELLSFDFLMTVAVLLLIFFPSLSVSLGFWLSVSGVFYIFLLLQYTKQYNRWIITLLVIPVGIFLLMLPIVHIVFGTTSFYQLLSPILSILFIPFYPLVMLLHLLGIGDIFDTALLWLFDLPIKGEEHLLPLWMGMVYIILSLVAIRYRSIFYVVLGSTLMYAGFLFLF
- the dnaB gene encoding replicative DNA helicase; the encoded protein is MENMYNLNIERAVLSAIIFDPEIYEEIAAKLHPHDFYLPFHQHVFLAMEELSREEKPIDEEFLRSKLVSMGKFDEVAMLELLSANPISNTAAYLSEIKAKSSKRALATLATEIKKVTIEDDLPAEEVMNLVEKKLYEITQNNTNEDFRESKEITLAMMDEINRLKALGNSKLIGTDTGFKNLNDKTSGFGKGDLVIIAARPAMGKCLGKGTNVLMYDGTLKKVEDVKVGDQLMGDDSTPRNVLSLARGREEMYWVRQNKGIDYRVNKSHILSLKRSRNENGHHHGDVLNIEVSEYITKSDKFKSNYKGYKVAVDFPEKVLEVEPYFLGLWLGDGRSSDVRIATEDDEVVEYLQAYAFRLDKKVHRYAADGKCTMYGITSIQKEGALKDVSDSLQGKLRVLGVIDNKHIPRSYLTGSTKQRLELLAGLIDSDGYYDDAYHVMEIVQKRKELAEQIKFLADSLGFRSSLVKKKASIKAIGYESEVYRVRIVGHLNIIPTKVVRKQVRALMSKREHMHTGIKVEYDKVDDYYGFVLDGNHLFLLEDMTVTHNTALVLNMALRAIERNEGVAFFSLEMPAEQLMLRLLSAKTSIPLQQLRVGDLRDEQWSQLSAATDELSQKKLFVDDGGYATIHHVRSKLRKLKTQHPEISVAIIDYLQLMSGEGKEGRQQEVSEISRGLKQLARELEIPIVALSQLNRGLEARENKRPMLSDLRESGAIEQDADIILFVYRDDVYREAKEKEKEMKAKAEGKPYESDFRKKAEEEAEIIIGKQRNGPTGTVDLVFQKQYTRFVDASHSPAFEVVYEENDIPANTGNISVDMPPI